TACGGCTGTATCCCGTCAACCCCAGGAAAGAGAGCATTCCTGAAACAGTAATGGGCCTGGGATGATGTAGGATTGAGTCTCGGTGTGATTTTGAGAGTCCGGCCCCCTCGCTTGAGATTTCCCTTCCCAGGAACAGAACGGTTCGTCTGCATGATTGGACTTTTGACATCTTGACTTTGTAGCCTTTGACTGCCAGAAAGTCTAACAGGGTTTTAGTCATTTCTAGACAGAGGTCTGAGGTGGGAGCCCCCAGCAACAGGTCGTCTACGTATTGTATGAGTATCACTCCTTCTGGGATTTTCAGTTCTGCCAGGTGAGTCTTCAGAATATAATTGAAGATTCCCGGGGAAGAAGTGTAACCTTGGGGAAGTACGGAATAGGTAAATTGCTGATTCTCGTAGGTAAAGGCAAAAAGTGGCTGGGAAGCCTCATCCAATGGGATGCTGAAAAAGGCATTGGCCAAGTCCACTACGGTGAAATACCGATGTTTGGGTGACAGGTTGCTCAGTATGATGTGTGGGTCTGGAACAGGGAGATCGATGGGTGTGGTAACTTCATTTACAGCCCGGAAATCCTGCACCATCCGGTATGTTTCTCCTCCTGCCTTCAGAACAGGAAGTATGGGGGTGTTCCAGAGTGATAGAGTCCTGTATATGCACCCAGCTTCCAGTAGGCCTTCGATAGTGGGTCTTATCCCCTCTGTCTGTTCTTGCTTCAGTCGATATTGGGTTCGAAATATTGGTACTTGTGCCGGATTGGTTAGGGTAATGCACACTGGTTGGACCTGTAACTTTCCCACGTCAAATGGTGTGGTTGTCCATATTGCCTTGTCTATGGAGTCCAAGACAGCAGGGGAGGAAGGGTGATCAGAATATGGTTTCCCGTGATGCCTGGGGAGAGTGAGGCGCTCAGGCTGGCACTGTTCTTCAGTGTCCACCATAGTCAGACGCCACATCTCTTCGGTGGTTGCCTTCAACAGGCCTGGTGTACTAGTCGCTTCCCAAATGAGTTTCGAGGCCCTTTTTATCATTGGACCCAGACTTCGGGCCTCATGTCCATTCACTACTGCGAGGGTCACGTGTGGAGCAGAGTCGGGTCCCAGTTGATACCAAGGTTTAATATGGTGTGGGAGTATGACTGGGGCTGCCACCCCCTCAGGGCCGCACACGATGGTAAGGCAGCGTATGTTTGGGGTAAGATGCATCATGTTTTCATCCCAATCTTGTGTGTACGGCGTGTCTTCGTCGTCAGTGACGTTGAGAGTGCAGTGCAACTCAGCCTGTGGTGTCTTATAGGGATGGAAGGTATATATTAGCTTCCTCCATTGGTTGAATTGAAATTGGATGGCAGGAGTTCCAGGTCCAGATGGTAGGCATTTGAGCCAGTAAACCTCCTGTGTGGTGGATagagcaggtgcgggcagaaTTGGGAGCATCAGGATTCGGGCCCTTGGCGGTGGATCGAGTGCGACCtccacacctgactcagttaggtAGATTGCGCATCCTAACTTACAGAGTAGGTCTCGACCTAGTAGGTTGATTGGGAAATTTGGACAATATAGGAATTGGTGTTTCAAACTGGAAGGGCCCCACTGGAACAATAGTGGAGTAGTTTTGTATTGATCTTCAGGATTTCCTGAAACCCCACCACCTTTACCTTGTCTGAAGAGAGGGGTTGATGAGAATTGATGGCGGAATATGTACATCCAGTGTCCACAAGGAACCTGTGGGTGACCCCTTGTACTACACATGTAATAGTGGGTTCCGTGTGGACAGAGAATTGTTGGCCATCTAACCCAACTGGTGGTGGTGGGCAGCCTCATTCCCATGGGGGGTATCCCTCGGACATCCCCTGGAAGGTGGGACCGGTAGGGGGCGCTGGGTTGTAGGCTGGTTGATATCCCTGGGTAGGGGCTGGTGGATATCCCTGGGCAGGGGCTGGGTACCTTGGGGCCCCTCTTCCCCGttgtccacctctcctccctctgtaggcCAAGTATGACTGGCGCTGCTGTGAGAGGGGAGCAGGGCAGATCCTTGCATAATGCCCTTCTTGGTTACAGTTGTGGCAATTTCTTCTAGCTTGCGGCGGTCCCCCCCATGTCGGTCCAGATGGGTTAGAAAATCCAGGCTGGGTGTAACCCTCATATCTGTAGTTGGCTCCTGGATTTGGAGGGGCGGCGTATACGACCGGTGCCTGtgcggggtcggtggtgctggaGCGGCCACCAACATCTGGTTCATGGTCTGAGTCACAATCTTGGCTATATCAGTGGGTTCCTCCGCCACCATTTGCTTTTTTGGCTTTGCGGTCTTTTGGGCCTCATTCAATTGTAATTTGAGCAGTTGGAGTTGCAGCGACTGAACTTGTGAATCAGCCGTGCCTTTGTCTTTGTTGTATTGAGAGATGTGATGGTGGACATGGGAGTTGAATTGGGCAGTGGGCAAGGCCATCAGCCCCACTGTGGCCCTAAGCTTGGTTTTCACTTCTATGGGTGTCCCATTCACCACCATCTCCTTCCACATGCTGAGAGTGGTTCCGCTCTGGTCATGGGGTTCAATGTGGACTGACCTCCAGGTGGTCTTGGCCCTATCTAGGTATTGAGCTGCCTGCTCCCCGTCTTCCATGGCAAAAGAGGTAAGGGTTGCATAATTTTTCTCGGTGGGATATGCCCTTCTGAGCTCATTCCACAGTGATACTCTGTATTTCTCAGGTTCTGTTGCTGACCCCAATTTTCCCAGTCCTGCTGTGTTTATTAGGGCATTCATGGTCGTGTAGTCGGTTGACCTAGCCAATAAGGCCTTCATGTCCCCCAAGGCAAGCCGGACCCCGGAAGTTAGGGACTGAAGCTGAAGCAGCCAGGCTGAGGCACCCCCATGTAAGCTCGGGAGCTGTTCCATCAGGGCCGTTAAATCTTGCATCTTCCAGGCAACGTATTCCTCTCGGTGCGTTGTGTCGTCCATCCTGAGTGGCATTTGATACGGCCCATGTTGTCTttgggcttcttcttcttctcctctcctttgtctAGCTATGATGCGCCTCGACCGTCTTACTGCCGTTTCAACGGGGGTTGATTTTCCCTTAAAAACTCCTTGTATCAGGACTATTTCACCCGTTTCTGCTGCGACTTCTTCCATGAGTTTCAGTTGGCTTTCTGCCTCCCATACACCTGCAGCCGTGAGGGGAacgtcttcctctgtctcctcttgtGGTTCCATATCATCTCCTTCCTGTTCTTCCGGTTCGCTGAAAGACATTAAATTTTCTTCTTGTCGGCGGCCACTTGTGAAATTCTCCTTACTAATATCGCTCCTTGGTTCCCCTCTATGTTCTCTGTACACACTGGATGTGCAGGAGGTGGGGGTTCccctcccctctgacttcaagctGCTCCCGTTGCCCCCTGCTCCATCTATGAATGGATTCCTCGTGTGGCCACTGGGGCGGAGCTGTTCTCGCATAGATCGAGGGGCATGCATGTCAGATGGCCCTGGTGTGCACCTTTGTGCACCCCTGGTGTGGAGTAACCCTGTGGGCCAGGCTTTAATTCTTCACACTCCAGGTGGCCCCCTGTGATCAACGTATCCCCTTGGAGTACTCCTTCTTTTACAAGGAACACAGGGGCCTGTGTTGACGCGGGCCCGGCCCTTTTCCCCTTATCAGTATAAGGTGGAGGCAAATTTGATAGGACTGGGTAAAGGGGTCGGGCTGGTGGTGGTCCGTCTGCTCATCTTCCCCTTGTGAGGGAGTGGCcaccccatcatttgttttttattCAGTTGTGCTCTTAGCGGCCCAAGTTCCTATCTTCAGTTCCActtctgccctttctctctgtttagtCCTTTTTTTCTTAAATATCTAGCTTCCTGCAATCTTTTAACCCACATTCCCTTGTTTTCATCTCCCCTCCTAAATAACCTTCTTGTGTCCATTTTAGCTTTGGTGCTTCCATTGTTCCTTTCCCCTGATCTATATTCATTTTTTGTTCTAGGAACCATTGTCAGCTTTGGAGTATTGGGGGTCCCCATCATTTGCTTTAAACGTAATTTTTTAATTCAAGAATTTAATCGTAGTTTTAATCGAAATTCTCTCCTTCTATCTGAATATAGTTCATATCTTCGCCCACGTTGATTAATACCCCGATGTATTCGAAGAGACACTGTTTGCTCTGTCTTATCACTGAGCTTCTCCTTAGTATGTTTTAGTTCGAGAAAAAAACGAATGGGTTGGTATAGCATTTGTGGAGCGCACAACCAAGGGATGTATTCGACTATTTAGTCTCAATATTTAAATATTATATTCAGATATTATTTCAATTATACATCAGTCATTTCGTTCCTGATTATACATTTAACACAGAAGTCATAGGTACATACAATATAGAAGTTTCGGATTTATCCAATATCCCTTATTAtaattctatctctctccctctatctaaccACCAACAATCTTAATGGAAACAATTACAACCACATTGCATTTTAATATAAACAGttacaaataaacaaaacaagacaaaacaacacgTTATATCTCTGACCCCTGAAAGCCGATCCTTATCAGTGAACCTCTATCAGACTGAGCCGTACCGGGTCGCGGGACAAAATTACAATTTATCCCCTCGGCGCCAGATTTAATGAATAGTAATTAACTATCCCCTTACTGATCTCTATTCCTGATCCCTATCGAGCTGACCCCTATCAGAATTATTACACATGTCCGACCCCTATCGGTGAATCTCTATCAGACTGAGCCGTACCGGGTCGCGGGACAAAATTACAATTTATCCCCTCGGCGCCAGATTTAATGAATAGTAATTAACTATCCCCTTACTGATCTCTATTCCCGACCCCTATCGGAACTATCCAGGCCTTAAAAGTGATCTCTCATCATTGAAAGCTATCAGACTGTGCTGACCGGGTCACGGGACAAAATTACAATTTATCCCCTCGGCGCCAGATTTAATGAATAGTAATTAACTATCCCCTTACTGATATCTCATCAATGATTTATATCACACCGGCCGTCGCCGGTTCGTTACTACATATGTTCACTACACTGTTCTTTCGACTCGTCAGCAAATTATAAATTTACACAAGAATTCATACTTACTCGGAAATACTGATCAAAATTTAGACAGACTATACGACAATATGCAAAGTTTGATTTAACAGGTTTTGCTTACCTTATTTATGGTGCACCTTTAGATCAGTTTCCCGAGTTGAGCAGAATTGTTGTCCACCCACCGAAAAATCTTCACCCGTCCTCCTTGAATCGTCCTTTCCACGAGCTCACCCGTTCTCGCACACCCAATCAGTTCACTTCGACTGGACCGTTAGTtaaccatcctctgctaccaagttctgttagaaattagatatgtagatgggtgagccggtcaaggatcgattcagacaaagTGGTAAATTTTATGACAAGtaacagtttattcagagtgaagatatctagtACAGCGTAATTACGGCTCCTCCGTTAGTTCGTATGGAACAGCAGGCAAAGAGAGGCCGTTACAATCAGTACACCACTAATATacagaacagaaagtaggttgattctggaagatcggatctttggattggttcagctggggtgtagtctgtagtcttccgccattggctcagttgtctgtccgtcatcgtagaatcctcttcggagacacaatgttcagctacaaaggagattatgtgtgtgcgctggttttggcagttagtgtaatgcgggagctatcctgtaggggaccccacaggCTTTACTTTGAGTTGTAGCCCTGTATTAGCAATAGGTTGGTCACCTgcataagaaatagcatttctctacaccatacttgcttgtatttagaattactgctatcatttcattatagtttcaatggagtggtgtatataaaaagtacattgtattaaTATTGCATTTTATCTGCAAATAAAATGGGATCGAAGCTCAGAGGGGGAGTGCATGCTATTTATGTATGAGGTCCTTGGTTCAATCTCAAGGTTCTCCACTGAGTTTAtttgtgtgccaaattcacattacacaactactactttccagaatgttggtAAATATCTTTGCAGAATAGAGTGGCATGGTGGCCAAGCGGTAAGGCGGAGATCTGAGAGATCTGAGAGATCTCACCTGAAATCTGTGGCTTGACTACAAACCTGTAACCTATGCTACTGTGACCTAAAGAGCTAGAAGGATGGATAACCAGGTGTGTAAAGGTGTGAGGTGGGATAGATGGCCTGCAGTCCTATCCCAAATGGACAACTAATCCCTATGTACTTGTGGAGATCTGTACTTGTGGATGTGATTGGTATAAGAAACACGACTAAACTTCTACCTCCGGAGGGGTCCAAAAAAAATCATTTTCATTGTCAGCAGGATTCAAACCTGCGCAGGAAGAACCTAATGGATTTCTAGTCAATCGCCTGAAGCATTCAGCCAACAGAGAAGCACTAAACAACTGTCAGAAGTGGGATTTGAATCCACGCCTCCTTGGGAGAGTGCGACCTTAACGCAGCGCCTTagactgctcggccatcctgactACAGCACAGTACCTGGGTATCGGGTTAAAGAGTTTGGGGTAAAAGTAGAAATTGGCACAGCCTTCTAAAATCACCACAGAGACCAGTAAATGTATGCACTATACTGACTTGCACTTTCAATAGTCATTTGTTTTTATCAATGAAAAACTCCAGTCATTGATTTACCCTCAATATGGCCTTCAATGGGAAAAGAGTAGTAAATCGTCATTGAATGAACGCTAAACTGGCCTCAGAATATGGCCATTCTGATATAAATGATAAAATTTCGTCAGATAAGACCGAAAAAGTGTCTGGaaatatcagcaaccatcaggGTAAGAGTGACAACAGGTCCACATGGGGGAaatcttaacttcttggatatagggggcgctattttaattttgggatgaaaaacgtttccgttttaaacaagatattttgtcacgaaaagatgcttgactatgcatataattgacagctttggaaagaaaacactctgacgattccaaaactgcaaagatattgtctgtgagtgccacagaactgatgttacaggcgaaacccagataaagaTCCAATCAGGATGTGCCGCATTTTTTTAAAtagcctcatgccaatgactccttatatggctgtgaagaagctaggagtcagcttacgttttccacgttttccccaaggtgtctggagcattgtgacgtctttttaggcatttccattggagaatggctgtaagagaccatatagggcgagtggacgcatggtgtctcccggagaaaatgttgcgtaaaatactgaggtagccatttttccaactcCCTCcacggatatattattgaatacatatgttaaaaacactttGAGGaaggatcctaaacaacgtttgccgtgtttctgtcgatattatggagcaaattttgaaaaaagttcgccgttatagttgaagtattttcggtcgatttctcagccaagcaggatgaacaaacgtGACGTTTTTCgttcaaaaatattatttttggaaaaaaggaacatttactatctaactgggagtctcctgagtgaaagcatctgaagttcttctaaggtaaatgatttaatttggttgcttttcttatttttgtgaaaatgttgcctgctgccagcacagcctagcatagcattatgccatgctaaacttacacaaatgcttgtctagcgttggctgtaatgcatattttgaaaatctgagatgacagtgttgttaacaaaaggctaagcttgtgtttcaatatatttctttcatttcatttgcgattttcatgaataggaggCTATGTCACCCCACACGTCACCAAGGACGTGACACTGGATGTTCCATGCATTTTCATGAATAgcacttgaggctatgattacgctcccggatacgggattgcttgaCGCTGGAGGTTAACAAATGGCTTAATGGGTATTTTCAACAAGGCAGCTCACCTGTGACCTGTGGCTTGACATTAGATGCGGCGACGCCGATTACCCTGCAGACGATATTTTTGTTCTTCCCGCCAATACAATCCACTGACAACGActgacgagttgtgcgttccgagatgctttttgttatttgcctgtttgtggcccgcctgtgaAATTGCACGATTCTTGCAATTCTCTTTCAGCCTCTCATCAACTGGCTGTTTTGCAGAATATTAAAAATATGATAGTTATTCACTACTCATATTAACTATATTAACTTaagtcatttatttttcaactggaTTTTACAAAGGATTTTACATGCAGGCGCTAAAAAGTTGTCAGGAGTGGGTTTCAAACCATGCCTATAGGGGAGTCTGCGACCTGAATGACTTAATGGTTATTTTCAATGGAATcgtgtttttctttttcttttaggGTTTAACAAGGTTTCTCACCTATGACCTGTGGCTTGACTTTAGATGTGGCCAGTTCGATTACCCTGCAGACTTTAAGAGTGTCTTCAGAATATGGCCATTTTGACATGAATTTAAAAATGCCTCAGATAGGACCAAAAAAGTGTCTGGAGCTATCCGGCAGGGTAAGAGTGACAACAGGTTTCCACATGTCAAAATGGGGGAAATCTTAGCAAATGGCTTAATGGTTATTCATGAGAAtcgtgttgttgtattgttgagtgtatcATGGGATCTCACCTGAAATCTGTGGCTTGACTACAAACCTGTAACCTATGCTACTGTGGCCTATAGAGCTAGAAGGATGGATAACCAGGTGTGTAAAGGTGTGAGGTGGGATAGATGGCCTGCAGTCCTATCCCAAATGGACAACTAATCACACTCGGCCACGACAACTTTGGCAGAAGAAAACAGGCATAGCCTACAGAAAGTGATAATTTAACAACTGAAAGATAACGCAGTAACTCATTATAATGCAGTAACTCA
This genomic stretch from Oncorhynchus tshawytscha isolate Ot180627B linkage group LG21, Otsh_v2.0, whole genome shotgun sequence harbors:
- the LOC121840314 gene encoding uncharacterized protein LOC121840314, whose translation is MMHLTPNIRCLTIVCGPEGVAAPVILPHHIKPWYQLGPDSAPHVTLAVVNGHEARSLGPMIKRASKLIWEATSTPGLLKATTEEMWRLTMVDTEEQCQPERLTLPRHHGKPYSDHPSSPAVLDSIDKAIWTTTPFDVGKLQVQPVCITLTNPAQVPIFRTQYRLKQEQTEGIRPTIEGLLEAGCIYRTLSLWNTPILPVLKAGGETYRMVQDFRAVNEVTTPIDLPVPDPHIILSNLSPKHRYFTVVDLANAFFSIPLDEASQPLFAFTYENQQFTYSVLPQGYTSSPGIFNYILKTHLAELKIPEGVILIQYVDDLLLGAPTSDLCLEMTKTLLDFLAVKGYKVKMSKVQSCRRTVLFLGREISSEGAGLSKSHRDSILHHPRPITVSGMLSFLGLTGYSRTHIPDYTERTEPLREIVREAGPRNLQAPLTWTPEASTAFGLLKTDLSVAAALTAPDYGKTFHLDVSEKEGFASAVLFQKHEGERRVLMYHSSKLDHIETGQTACSRYVAAVAKAIEKTAHLVMCHKMQIHTHHGVAAYLISKEFTFSADRINKIQNKCTQSHITFVNTDKNMADALTAEDGLAHSCQERAAQELKLRPDLENEPLTSPDLWLYRDGCCYKGDTGNVAAYAVVQQLHDKTHVTLESGIIPQPASAQLAEIVALTQALEKAEGKTVNIYTDSAYAHGAVHIDGPQWVRRNFTTTGNLPIRHRAQMECLMHAVSLPKTVAIMKCRGHQRLTSRINQGNDAADLAAKAAGGYSPDRWCSG